The Ramlibacter pinisoli genome segment TTGCGCCAGCGCGCGTACGCCTCCAGCGTCATGAGGCTGTCGGGGGTGATCCTGCCGGTGAGCTGCATCACTCGAGGCCGTAGGCTTCGCGCACCAGGCTGAGCGGGTGCTTCAGGGCCGGCGTGCCCAGTCCGTTGCGCTCGAAGCCCTGCGCGATGTGGTGCCCGCCGAGGGGGCAATCGGAACTGATGACGTCAGGCGCGCCGCCGGCTGGATGGTCGGCCATCTTCTTGAACAGCGGCTTGCCGATCTTCATGGCCATCGCGTGGTAGCCCTTCTTCACGCCGTAGGTGCCGGCGTGGCCCGAGCAGCGCTCGTGCGTGGCGACCTGCGTGCCGGGAATGGACTTGAGCAACTCCTCGGTGCGCTTGCCGATGTTCTGCACCCGCCCGTGGCAGGGCGTGTGGTAGCTCACCTTGCCCAGCGGCTTGCTGAAGTCGGTGCGCAGGAGGCCGTCGCGCCGGCGCTGGGTCAGGTACTCGAAGGGGTCCCACATGGCCTCCTTCACCAGCTGCACGTCCTCGTCGTGCGGGTACATCAGCGGCAGCTCCTGCTTGAACATGAGCGTGCAGCTGGGCACCGCCGACAGGATGGCGTAGCCCTCGCGGGCGTAGCGCGCCAGCACCGGGATGTTCACCTGCTTGAGGGCGTCCACGCCGTCCAGGTCACCCAGCTCCAGCTTGGGCATGCCGCAGCACTTCTCCTTCTCGACCAGCAGGTACGGCACGGCGTTGTGGTCCAGGATCTTCAGCAGGTCGTGGCCGATGCCCGGCTCGTTGTAGTTGACGTAGCAGGTCGCGTACACCGCCACCTTGCCCGGCGTCTTGGCCCCGTCGCGCACCGGGTGGTCGGCCGACGGCGCGGCACCGGAGCGGAACTTGCGCGTCGCCAGGTCGGGCAGCCAGGCGGTGCGGTCGACGTTCAGCACCTTCTCCAGCGCGGCGCGCCCCAGGCTGCTGTGGTTGGCCGCGTTGGCCACCTGCACCACGACCGGGATGCCCGCGAAGCTGCCGTGCGTGTCGGTCGAGGCCAGGAACCGCTCGGCCGCCTTCACTTCGCCCTTGCGGTGCTTGATCGCCTTGGCGCGCAGCATGGTGTGCGGGAAGTCCAGGTTCCACTGGTGCGGAGGCACGTAGGGGCACTTGGTCATGTAGCACAGGTCGCACAGGTAGCACTGGTCGACGACCTTCCAGTAGTCCTGC includes the following:
- a CDS encoding (Fe-S)-binding protein — its product is MGAREGSLEAPTRHPLDWKNPEFYDEGAAFQELERIFDICHGCRRCVSLCGSFPTLFDLVDEGKTGEVDGVDKQDYWKVVDQCYLCDLCYMTKCPYVPPHQWNLDFPHTMLRAKAIKHRKGEVKAAERFLASTDTHGSFAGIPVVVQVANAANHSSLGRAALEKVLNVDRTAWLPDLATRKFRSGAAPSADHPVRDGAKTPGKVAVYATCYVNYNEPGIGHDLLKILDHNAVPYLLVEKEKCCGMPKLELGDLDGVDALKQVNIPVLARYAREGYAILSAVPSCTLMFKQELPLMYPHDEDVQLVKEAMWDPFEYLTQRRRDGLLRTDFSKPLGKVSYHTPCHGRVQNIGKRTEELLKSIPGTQVATHERCSGHAGTYGVKKGYHAMAMKIGKPLFKKMADHPAGGAPDVISSDCPLGGHHIAQGFERNGLGTPALKHPLSLVREAYGLE